A genome region from Pirellulales bacterium includes the following:
- a CDS encoding Dam family site-specific DNA-(adenine-N6)-methyltransferase gives CPETAKLELRKEGEKYFYDVREHFNESHDPLDLLFLNRSCFNGVMRFNGKGRYNVPFGKKTERFRQAHVTKIVNQVRWLQSVLKCNRWQLKCCDWRESLAEARAGDFVYLDPPYIGRHADYFNRWSDADAVALAQTCSRLPCGFALSMWQENRYRKNSHIDEFWSGTTVRTYQHFYHIGPTESLRNSMIEALVIREGFAAPESSEAAEDGGRRQGSVQTSLF, from the coding sequence TGTCCGGAAACCGCGAAACTTGAACTGAGAAAAGAGGGCGAAAAGTACTTCTATGACGTGCGCGAGCATTTTAACGAGAGCCACGATCCGCTTGATCTGCTTTTTCTCAACCGTTCGTGCTTCAACGGGGTGATGCGGTTCAACGGCAAGGGACGCTACAATGTCCCGTTCGGGAAGAAAACTGAGCGGTTTCGACAAGCCCACGTTACGAAGATCGTGAATCAGGTCCGGTGGTTGCAGTCCGTCCTGAAGTGCAACCGCTGGCAGCTAAAATGCTGCGATTGGCGAGAGTCGTTGGCGGAGGCGCGTGCCGGTGATTTCGTCTATCTTGACCCGCCGTACATCGGGCGGCACGCCGACTATTTCAATCGCTGGTCTGATGCTGATGCCGTCGCCCTGGCTCAGACGTGTTCTCGCCTGCCGTGTGGTTTCGCCCTCTCCATGTGGCAGGAAAACCGGTACCGAAAGAACTCGCACATCGACGAGTTTTGGAGCGGTACAACTGTGCGGACCTACCAGCATTTTTACCACATCGGACCAACAGAGTCGCTTCGCAACTCCATGATCGAGGCACTGGTAATCCGCGAAGGCTTCGCCGCCCCAGAATCATCGGAGGCTGCGGAAGATGGCGGCCGGCGACAGGGAAGTGTGCAAACCAGCCTTTTCTGA